The following are from one region of the Mesorhizobium sp. B2-8-5 genome:
- a CDS encoding FAD-binding oxidoreductase, protein MADLVIALQAILGPKGWLSGGDAEPYHRDWLNRYGVAPLGIARPASAAEVAAVVNICREAGVAVIPQGGNTGLCGGAVADRANAAIVSLSRMTAIGEPEPESGSIIVDAGVVLAALHEALEPHGLMFPMHLGAEGSARIGGLIGTNAGGSQAFRFGMMQDLVLGLEVVMPDGTVWDGLRAVQKDNAGYQLRKLFCGSEGTLGIVTRAVLRLYPTPKQQASALLVMSDFAAAVSFGAFLRGEAGEFLAGLEFFSDVGLTLALKHLPDLAYQLETRGDVYLLVEVASGSTRVPLDEILASALEWGMEQGLVVDGALANSGAQRAQFWRLREEQPEGQRLEGEQLKHDISVPPGAIARFIEAGAKLCHDILPGVRINPFGHLGDGNIHYNLSPPEGRADFDGKAGAFAEALAALATDMGGSFAAEHGLGRAKIAMADRNRGSTERSLMARLKRAFDPQATMNPGVLVRIP, encoded by the coding sequence ATGGCTGATCTCGTTATCGCATTGCAGGCAATCCTCGGGCCGAAAGGCTGGCTTTCCGGTGGTGATGCCGAGCCCTACCACCGCGATTGGCTCAACCGCTATGGCGTAGCGCCTCTTGGGATTGCCAGGCCTGCCAGCGCCGCGGAGGTGGCGGCAGTCGTAAACATATGCAGGGAGGCAGGCGTGGCGGTGATCCCGCAAGGCGGGAACACCGGCCTGTGCGGCGGCGCCGTCGCCGATCGGGCGAACGCGGCGATCGTCTCGCTCTCACGCATGACGGCGATCGGCGAACCGGAGCCGGAGAGCGGATCGATCATCGTCGACGCGGGCGTCGTGCTTGCCGCGCTGCATGAGGCGCTGGAACCGCATGGCCTGATGTTTCCGATGCATCTCGGGGCCGAAGGCAGCGCCAGGATCGGCGGCCTGATCGGCACCAATGCCGGCGGCAGCCAGGCGTTTCGCTTCGGCATGATGCAGGATCTGGTGCTCGGCCTCGAGGTCGTGATGCCGGACGGCACGGTGTGGGACGGTCTTCGCGCCGTGCAGAAGGACAATGCCGGCTATCAGCTGCGCAAGCTGTTCTGCGGTTCGGAAGGCACGCTCGGCATCGTGACGCGCGCCGTGCTTCGGCTCTATCCCACGCCAAAGCAGCAGGCGAGCGCGCTCTTGGTGATGTCCGACTTCGCCGCCGCCGTGTCCTTCGGCGCCTTCCTGCGCGGCGAGGCCGGAGAATTCCTGGCCGGCCTCGAGTTCTTTTCGGATGTCGGCCTGACGCTCGCGCTCAAGCATCTGCCGGATCTTGCCTATCAGCTGGAGACGAGGGGCGACGTCTATCTGCTCGTCGAAGTGGCGTCGGGCTCGACGCGCGTCCCTCTCGACGAGATCCTGGCTTCGGCGCTGGAATGGGGCATGGAGCAAGGCCTGGTCGTGGATGGCGCGCTGGCCAATTCGGGCGCGCAACGGGCGCAGTTCTGGCGGCTGCGCGAGGAGCAGCCGGAGGGCCAGCGGCTGGAGGGCGAGCAGCTCAAGCACGACATCTCCGTGCCGCCGGGCGCGATCGCGCGCTTCATCGAGGCCGGCGCGAAACTATGCCACGACATTCTTCCCGGCGTGCGGATCAACCCGTTCGGCCATCTCGGCGACGGCAACATCCACTACAATCTGTCGCCGCCGGAAGGCCGCGCCGATTTCGACGGCAAGGCTGGGGCATTCGCCGAGGCGCTGGCTGCCTTAGCCACCGACATGGGCGGCAGCTTTGCCGCCGAGCATGGGCTCGGCCGCGCCAAGATCGCCATGGCCGACCGTAACCGCGGCTCCACCGAGCGTAGCCTCATGGCGCGGCTCAAGCGCGCATTCGATCCGCAGGCTACGATGAACCCCGGTGTTCTGGTTCGGATTCCATAG
- a CDS encoding FadR/GntR family transcriptional regulator — MTKRKPLSTVVAESLSEKIRSGSLLPGAQLPTEAELCAEYDVSRTVVREAVARLRSEGMVVPQQGRGMFVSDTPAPRNFSIPEEALRTLPETIALLELRLSVEVESAGLCAERRTDKEASDIRAMMDEIDARHADPAAVQIHYDYDFHLAIAKSARNEFIHGFLSYLGPMIVPRFQLGYVVEPALKDSYYARIHSEHKAIVDAIESQDASKARQAMRKHLQNSLGRVRALAKASGIEATEAEQKAAAVSLFTDLRKPLPTAG; from the coding sequence ATGACGAAGCGCAAGCCGCTGTCCACCGTCGTGGCGGAGAGCCTGTCCGAAAAGATCCGCTCCGGATCGCTGCTTCCCGGCGCCCAACTGCCGACGGAGGCGGAACTTTGCGCCGAATACGACGTCAGTCGCACCGTCGTGCGCGAGGCGGTAGCGCGGCTGCGCTCAGAGGGCATGGTTGTGCCGCAACAGGGACGCGGCATGTTCGTCAGCGACACGCCCGCGCCGCGCAATTTCTCGATTCCGGAGGAGGCGCTGCGGACATTACCGGAGACCATCGCCTTGCTTGAGCTCAGATTGAGCGTCGAAGTGGAATCCGCCGGGCTCTGCGCGGAACGGCGGACCGACAAGGAGGCAAGCGACATCCGCGCCATGATGGATGAGATCGACGCGCGGCATGCGGACCCCGCCGCCGTCCAGATCCACTACGACTATGATTTCCACCTCGCGATCGCCAAGTCTGCGCGCAATGAATTCATCCATGGCTTCTTGAGCTATCTCGGGCCGATGATCGTGCCGCGATTCCAGCTCGGCTACGTGGTCGAGCCCGCGCTCAAGGACAGCTACTACGCGCGCATCCACAGCGAGCACAAGGCGATCGTCGATGCCATCGAAAGCCAGGACGCAAGCAAGGCCCGCCAGGCGATGCGCAAGCATCTGCAGAACAGCCTGGGACGTGTGCGCGCGCTGGCGAAAGCTTCGGGCATCGAGGCCACCGAAGCAGAACAGAAAGCCGCCGCCGTCTCGCTTTTCACCGACCTGAGAAAGCCCTTGCCGACAGCCGGATAG
- a CDS encoding ABC transporter permease subunit (The N-terminal region of this protein, as described by TIGR01726, is a three transmembrane segment that identifies a subfamily of ABC transporter permease subunits, which specificities that include histidine, arginine, glutamine, glutamate, L-cystine (sic), the opines (in Agrobacterium) octopine and nopaline, etc.), translating to MVSLLRNQKVRNTLLQVLYVGALAALVLAGVVIARRNLAEQGITSGFDFLYKSTGWDVNFSLLPATANDPYWWFFLIGIINTLFLGTVGLMLATLVGTIVGLARTSSNELARLLGRTYVDIFRNIPLILQVFFWYAVITHLPTPRAAHEAFGMLLTSRGLYLPIPNVGAIAFAAAILAVIAAIALPVWLGRTSRLGRPFGERLGIQLAAAATALATAAVILALGRLPDLPLLDFPALQGLNLKGGLRIPPEFSALAIAIAIYGGSYIAEIVRGGFKAVGKGQMEAALSLGLSPWRVFTLVRLPLALRAMLPILANQYVWLMKATTMGIAVGFTDFFMIVALTINHSGQTLETIGILMAGFLAINLSLAAIFNHINKAIALKGNQLRA from the coding sequence ATGGTCAGCCTGCTGAGAAATCAGAAGGTCCGCAACACGCTGTTGCAGGTTCTCTATGTCGGCGCGCTTGCGGCGCTTGTGCTCGCCGGCGTGGTCATCGCCCGGCGCAACCTTGCCGAGCAAGGGATCACCTCCGGCTTCGACTTCCTCTACAAGTCGACCGGCTGGGACGTGAACTTCTCGCTGCTGCCCGCCACGGCCAACGATCCCTATTGGTGGTTCTTCCTCATCGGCATCATCAACACGCTGTTCCTCGGCACCGTCGGGCTGATGCTGGCGACGCTGGTCGGAACGATCGTCGGCCTGGCACGAACGTCCTCGAACGAATTGGCGCGGCTGCTCGGCCGCACCTATGTCGATATTTTCCGCAACATCCCGCTGATCCTCCAGGTCTTCTTCTGGTACGCCGTCATCACGCACCTGCCGACGCCGCGCGCTGCGCATGAGGCATTCGGCATGCTGCTGACCAGCCGCGGCCTCTACTTGCCGATCCCCAATGTCGGGGCCATCGCGTTTGCGGCGGCGATACTTGCCGTGATCGCGGCAATCGCGCTGCCCGTCTGGCTGGGCAGAACGTCGCGCCTTGGCCGACCATTCGGCGAGCGGCTCGGCATTCAACTGGCCGCGGCGGCGACGGCGTTGGCCACCGCCGCCGTGATCCTGGCGCTCGGTCGCTTGCCGGACCTGCCACTTCTCGACTTCCCCGCCTTGCAAGGCCTGAATCTCAAGGGAGGCCTGCGCATTCCGCCGGAGTTTTCCGCGCTGGCGATCGCCATCGCCATCTATGGTGGTTCCTACATCGCCGAGATCGTGCGCGGCGGCTTCAAGGCGGTGGGCAAAGGCCAGATGGAAGCGGCGCTTTCGCTGGGCTTGAGCCCGTGGCGCGTGTTCACGCTTGTGCGGTTGCCGCTGGCGCTGCGCGCCATGCTGCCGATCCTCGCCAACCAGTATGTCTGGCTGATGAAGGCGACGACCATGGGCATCGCCGTCGGCTTCACCGATTTCTTCATGATCGTGGCGCTGACCATCAACCATTCCGGCCAGACGCTGGAAACCATCGGCATCCTGATGGCGGGTTTCCTCGCCATCAACCTCAGCCTTGCCGCCATCTTCAACCACATCAACAAAGCCATTGCCCTGAAGGGCAATCAACTGAGGGCGTGA
- a CDS encoding amino acid ABC transporter substrate-binding protein, with protein sequence MKMIKWGAAAMALGLVHLAAPAEAAGGKTLETVKARGVLNCTGHDGSYLGFAEVDDKGNWKGMDIDLCKAVATAVFGDPAKLKIVPISWAQRWPSLQSGDVDIIIKASGGTLSRDTELGLQFSMSYYLGTTKVMAHKELNLKSLKDANGGTICIPAGTSQEQQVAAYAQKLGIKLEPVLIEKTEELEQAYFSGRCDLYAQWGPTLAIARIAKSKVEDHVILPDVLAVEPEVMIMRQGDDNWVDIANWTLSTLIFAEQEGITSKNVDEIKAKPTSPQVAKFLGVTPGMGKGLGLSDDWAYNVIKKVGNYGEIFDRDLGKDSPYKMDRELTNLWNNGGVLFPLVID encoded by the coding sequence ATGAAAATGATCAAATGGGGGGCCGCCGCCATGGCCCTGGGCCTCGTTCATCTGGCCGCACCCGCTGAAGCCGCCGGCGGCAAGACGCTCGAAACCGTCAAGGCGCGCGGCGTGCTCAACTGCACCGGCCATGACGGCTCATATCTCGGCTTTGCCGAGGTGGACGACAAGGGCAACTGGAAGGGCATGGACATCGACCTCTGCAAGGCGGTGGCCACGGCCGTGTTCGGCGATCCGGCGAAGCTGAAGATCGTTCCGATCAGCTGGGCGCAGCGGTGGCCGTCGCTCCAGTCGGGCGATGTCGACATCATCATCAAGGCTTCGGGCGGCACGCTCAGCCGCGACACCGAGCTCGGCCTGCAATTCTCCATGTCCTATTACCTCGGAACCACCAAGGTGATGGCGCATAAGGAGCTGAACCTGAAGTCGCTCAAGGACGCCAATGGCGGCACGATCTGCATCCCCGCCGGCACCTCGCAGGAGCAGCAGGTCGCCGCCTACGCCCAGAAGCTCGGCATCAAGCTCGAGCCGGTGCTGATCGAAAAGACCGAAGAGCTGGAACAAGCCTATTTCTCCGGCCGCTGCGATCTCTATGCGCAGTGGGGTCCGACGCTGGCCATCGCCCGCATCGCCAAGAGCAAGGTCGAGGATCATGTGATCCTGCCCGACGTGCTCGCGGTCGAGCCCGAAGTGATGATCATGCGCCAAGGCGATGACAACTGGGTGGACATCGCCAACTGGACGCTGAGCACCCTGATCTTCGCCGAGCAGGAAGGCATCACCTCCAAGAATGTCGACGAGATCAAGGCCAAGCCGACCTCGCCGCAGGTGGCCAAATTCCTCGGCGTCACGCCGGGCATGGGCAAGGGTCTCGGGCTTTCCGACGACTGGGCCTACAACGTCATCAAGAAGGTCGGCAATTACGGCGAGATCTTCGATCGCGATCTCGGCAAGGATTCGCCCTACAAGATGGATCGCGAGCTGACCAACCTGTGGAACAATGGCGGCGTCCTGTTCCCGCTGGTGATCGATTGA
- a CDS encoding SDR family oxidoreductase: MTTAFITGATSGMGRAMAIALSDAGYDVYAAGRSQAALKDLQAERPGIVPIAVDVTDREALEAVLADLTIDVLINNAGIMPPLGNFADMKIADIDTTLEVNLSAAILLTRLVVPQMRERQSGHILFTGSVAGHAAFSNIAVYAATKAAISGFAAALRADLSPSGVRVTEIVAGRVETQLYQDILDAKARAAMYASKVVQPDDVARMVVAVLALPAWADVTRFDIMPTWPTSPSGTK, encoded by the coding sequence GTGACGACAGCCTTCATCACCGGAGCGACGAGCGGCATGGGACGGGCGATGGCGATCGCGCTGAGCGACGCCGGCTACGACGTCTATGCGGCCGGCCGCAGCCAGGCGGCGCTGAAAGACCTGCAGGCCGAGCGCCCGGGCATCGTGCCCATCGCCGTCGACGTCACCGATCGTGAGGCGCTGGAAGCGGTGCTGGCGGATCTCACCATCGATGTGCTGATCAACAATGCCGGCATCATGCCGCCGCTCGGCAATTTCGCCGACATGAAGATCGCCGACATCGACACCACGCTGGAGGTGAACCTCAGCGCGGCGATCCTGCTCACCCGCCTCGTCGTGCCGCAGATGCGGGAGCGGCAGTCGGGGCACATATTGTTCACCGGCTCCGTCGCGGGCCACGCCGCATTCTCCAACATTGCCGTCTATGCGGCCACCAAGGCTGCGATCTCCGGCTTTGCCGCCGCGCTGCGCGCCGACCTCTCCCCGTCCGGCGTGCGCGTCACCGAGATCGTCGCCGGCCGTGTCGAGACGCAGCTCTACCAGGACATCCTCGACGCCAAGGCGCGCGCCGCCATGTACGCCAGCAAGGTGGTGCAGCCCGACGACGTGGCCCGGATGGTCGTCGCGGTGCTCGCGCTGCCGGCATGGGCCGACGTCACCCGTTTCGACATCATGCCGACCTGGCCGACCTCGCCCAGCGGCACCAAGTAG
- a CDS encoding amino acid ABC transporter ATP-binding protein, translating into MNPGKASGPAVRIENLDKHYGTFHALRKVNLSVGRGERIVVCGPSGSGKSTMIRCINRLEQHDGGRITVLGTELNDDVANIDGIRREVGMVFQHFNLFPHMTVLENCMIAPMIVRKLPRAEAETTARRYLEKVRIPEQAMKFPGQLSGGQQQRVAIARALCMQPQIMLFDEPTSALDPEMISEVLDVMVTLASDGMTMICVTHEMGFARRVADRVVFMDGGEIVEEAPPEEFFTSCRNERTRQFLSQVLGH; encoded by the coding sequence ATGAATCCGGGCAAAGCTTCCGGACCGGCGGTCCGCATCGAAAACCTCGACAAACACTACGGGACATTCCATGCGCTGCGGAAGGTGAACCTGTCCGTCGGGCGGGGCGAAAGGATCGTCGTCTGCGGTCCTTCCGGCTCCGGCAAGTCCACCATGATCCGCTGCATCAACCGGCTCGAGCAGCACGATGGCGGCCGCATCACCGTGCTCGGCACCGAGCTCAACGACGATGTCGCCAACATCGACGGGATCAGGCGCGAAGTCGGCATGGTGTTCCAGCACTTCAACCTGTTCCCGCATATGACGGTGCTGGAGAACTGCATGATCGCGCCGATGATCGTGCGCAAGCTGCCGCGCGCGGAAGCGGAGACAACTGCCCGGCGCTATCTTGAGAAGGTCCGCATCCCCGAGCAGGCGATGAAGTTTCCCGGCCAGCTCTCCGGCGGCCAGCAGCAGCGTGTGGCGATTGCGCGGGCGCTTTGCATGCAGCCGCAGATCATGCTTTTCGACGAGCCGACCTCGGCGCTCGATCCGGAAATGATATCGGAGGTGCTGGACGTGATGGTGACGCTCGCCTCCGACGGCATGACGATGATCTGCGTCACGCATGAGATGGGCTTTGCGCGGCGTGTCGCCGACCGGGTGGTCTTCATGGACGGCGGAGAGATCGTCGAGGAGGCGCCGCCGGAGGAGTTCTTCACCTCTTGCCGGAACGAGCGCACGCGACAATTCCTGTCGCAGGTCCTGGGTCATTGA
- a CDS encoding SDR family NAD(P)-dependent oxidoreductase, translated as MKDLSVLIVGGGAGLGALLAKMAVEAGAAKIGIIDINQQAAEGALEPAKAKGLPTAAATGDIQVGPQCHAAFDAIVAKLGRVDTLINCAAIYPRRPLLEITDAEWDASNGINIKGTYHMMVAAVRHMQAQEPKDHVRGRIVNLTSVDAFKAHPQNAHYAATKAAVVSLTRSFAHYAAKDGILVNSVAPAGMATEKAKALGFLEELAKASPLGRGAEPTEIAEWVLMTGGPKNTYMTGENVIVSGGYIYA; from the coding sequence ATGAAGGATCTTTCCGTTCTGATCGTTGGTGGCGGCGCCGGCCTCGGCGCGCTCCTGGCCAAGATGGCTGTCGAGGCCGGGGCGGCAAAGATCGGCATCATCGACATCAACCAGCAGGCTGCGGAGGGCGCGCTCGAACCGGCGAAGGCTAAGGGCCTGCCGACCGCGGCCGCGACTGGCGACATCCAGGTCGGTCCGCAATGCCACGCCGCCTTCGACGCCATCGTGGCCAAGCTCGGGCGCGTCGACACGCTGATCAACTGCGCCGCCATCTATCCGCGTCGGCCGCTGCTCGAGATCACCGACGCCGAGTGGGACGCCTCAAACGGCATCAACATCAAGGGCACCTACCATATGATGGTGGCGGCAGTCCGCCATATGCAGGCGCAAGAGCCGAAGGATCATGTGCGCGGGCGGATCGTGAACCTGACCTCGGTCGACGCCTTCAAGGCGCATCCGCAGAACGCCCACTATGCTGCAACGAAGGCAGCCGTCGTCAGCCTGACGCGGTCCTTCGCGCACTATGCCGCCAAGGACGGCATCCTGGTGAACTCCGTGGCGCCGGCCGGCATGGCCACCGAGAAGGCCAAGGCACTCGGCTTCCTCGAGGAACTGGCCAAGGCAAGTCCGCTCGGCCGTGGCGCCGAGCCCACCGAGATCGCCGAATGGGTACTGATGACCGGCGGCCCGAAGAACACCTACATGACCGGAGAAAACGTAATTGTTTCAGGCGGTTACATCTACGCATAG
- a CDS encoding LysR substrate-binding domain-containing protein codes for MTGKLRLPSLNALRVFHAVAQHKSFRQAADELLVTPQAVGQQIKLLEDTLQVTLFERRGRSIELTESAILLSHYVKAGFDEFSEGVRRVTKSNYRDRINLNASPYFATHYLLPRLSLFREMLPGADLRLTTMVDLPDFGRDDIDMTVQWGYGNWPDYEVTLLVPDPKIICCTPAIGEKIKSAHDLTRFTLLDTVKSKRLWPDILRHLGVELTDGDRSISFDDAATMRRATLQGIGVGLVSVIDAEEDFRSGALVAPIGRDAIADMKPEEVPGFYLVVPRGHLRVKAVAALHRWLGQEDWRSDLKISLPKPTPLSD; via the coding sequence ATGACCGGCAAGCTTCGCCTTCCTTCGCTGAATGCGCTTCGCGTCTTCCACGCCGTCGCGCAGCACAAGAGCTTCCGGCAGGCGGCCGACGAGCTCCTGGTCACGCCGCAGGCGGTCGGGCAGCAGATCAAGCTCCTGGAAGACACGCTTCAGGTGACGCTGTTCGAGCGCAGGGGCCGGTCCATCGAATTGACCGAGTCGGCGATCCTGCTCTCGCACTACGTCAAGGCGGGCTTCGACGAGTTCTCCGAAGGCGTGCGCCGCGTCACCAAGTCGAACTACCGCGACCGCATCAACCTCAATGCGAGCCCGTATTTCGCGACGCATTACCTGCTGCCAAGGCTTTCGCTGTTCCGCGAGATGCTGCCGGGAGCGGACCTGCGCCTGACCACGATGGTCGACCTGCCCGACTTCGGCCGCGACGATATCGATATGACGGTACAGTGGGGCTACGGCAACTGGCCCGACTACGAGGTCACGCTGCTGGTGCCTGACCCCAAGATCATCTGCTGCACGCCGGCGATCGGCGAGAAGATCAAGTCGGCGCATGACCTGACGCGTTTCACGCTGCTCGACACGGTCAAGTCGAAGCGCCTGTGGCCGGACATATTGCGGCACCTCGGCGTGGAGCTGACCGACGGAGACCGCAGCATCAGCTTCGACGACGCGGCGACGATGCGCCGGGCGACCTTGCAAGGCATCGGCGTCGGCCTCGTCTCCGTCATCGACGCCGAGGAGGATTTTCGCTCCGGCGCGCTGGTCGCGCCGATCGGCCGCGACGCCATCGCCGATATGAAGCCGGAAGAAGTCCCCGGCTTCTACCTCGTCGTTCCGCGCGGGCATTTGCGCGTGAAGGCGGTGGCAGCGCTCCATCGATGGCTGGGCCAGGAAGATTGGCGCAGCGACCTCAAGATCTCCTTGCCGAAACCGACCCCGCTTTCCGACTGA
- a CDS encoding thiamine pyrophosphate-binding protein, which translates to MVRNGGRLLVECLIALGVTKSFGVPGESYLAVLDALHDTHGKLDYVLCRNEGGAAFMASAYGKLTGTPGICFVTRGPGVTNASIGVHTAMQDSSPMILFVGQVGTDMKGREAFQEIDYRAVYGTVAKWAVEIDDVARLPEIVARAWTTALTGRPGPVVVALPEDMLTTMTEAAPLSGPASIFEAAPSRDAVAAALEMLAVAEKPALLMGGANWTTDGRAALQAFAEASDIPVVAAFRYQDQFDNHSPVFVGEAGVGMVAHVKTLIRDADVILAVNVRFGEMTTDGYTLLDVPVPRQKLIHAHGSDREIGKIYVPAIGIHAGPNTFAKALTPVKGGWADWRAAARKAYEGAFAAPVQPGPVDMVAVSAWLRETLPTDVIVTNGAGNFTVWPNKFFKFGPQARLLAPQSGAMGYGLPAAVAAKVAYPDRTVVCFAGDGDFQMNCQELGTAMQAGAQPIVLIINNGIYGTIRAHQERNYPARVSGTSLENPDFVALAKAYGFHAERVESTGDFAAAFDRALASTTGAVLDIAISPEALTPRQTLSQMRDAALASQKAKA; encoded by the coding sequence ATGGTCCGCAATGGCGGTCGCCTTCTTGTCGAGTGCCTCATCGCCTTGGGTGTCACCAAGAGCTTTGGCGTTCCCGGCGAGAGCTATCTGGCCGTCCTCGACGCGCTGCACGATACCCATGGCAAGCTCGACTACGTGCTTTGCCGCAACGAAGGCGGCGCGGCCTTCATGGCTTCCGCCTATGGCAAGCTGACGGGCACACCGGGCATCTGCTTCGTGACGCGTGGCCCGGGCGTGACCAATGCCAGCATCGGCGTCCACACCGCCATGCAGGACTCCTCGCCCATGATCCTCTTCGTCGGCCAGGTCGGCACCGACATGAAAGGCCGCGAAGCCTTCCAGGAGATCGATTACCGGGCGGTCTATGGGACCGTCGCAAAATGGGCGGTCGAGATCGACGACGTCGCGCGACTTCCCGAGATCGTAGCGCGCGCCTGGACCACCGCCTTGACCGGCCGGCCCGGCCCCGTCGTCGTCGCGCTGCCCGAAGACATGCTGACGACCATGACCGAGGCCGCGCCGCTCAGCGGCCCTGCTTCGATTTTCGAAGCCGCTCCGTCGCGGGATGCCGTCGCGGCGGCGCTTGAGATGCTGGCTGTGGCAGAGAAGCCAGCGCTGCTCATGGGTGGCGCCAACTGGACGACCGATGGACGCGCCGCGCTCCAGGCCTTCGCCGAGGCTTCAGACATCCCTGTGGTTGCCGCCTTCCGCTACCAGGACCAGTTCGACAACCATTCGCCGGTGTTCGTCGGCGAAGCCGGCGTCGGCATGGTGGCGCATGTCAAGACGCTGATCCGCGATGCGGACGTGATTCTGGCCGTCAATGTCCGCTTCGGCGAGATGACGACGGACGGCTACACGCTGCTCGACGTTCCGGTGCCGCGCCAGAAGCTGATCCATGCGCACGGCTCCGACCGCGAGATCGGCAAGATCTATGTGCCCGCGATCGGTATCCACGCCGGCCCGAACACTTTCGCCAAGGCCCTGACGCCGGTGAAGGGTGGCTGGGCCGACTGGCGCGCGGCGGCGCGCAAGGCCTATGAAGGCGCCTTCGCGGCACCCGTACAGCCCGGCCCGGTCGACATGGTCGCGGTCAGCGCCTGGCTGCGCGAGACCTTGCCGACCGACGTCATCGTCACCAACGGCGCCGGCAATTTCACCGTATGGCCGAACAAGTTCTTCAAATTCGGACCGCAGGCGCGGCTGCTCGCGCCGCAATCCGGCGCCATGGGCTACGGCCTGCCGGCGGCAGTCGCCGCGAAGGTCGCCTATCCGGACCGCACTGTCGTCTGCTTTGCCGGCGACGGCGACTTTCAGATGAATTGCCAGGAGCTCGGCACTGCCATGCAGGCAGGCGCGCAGCCGATCGTGCTCATCATCAACAACGGCATTTACGGTACGATCCGCGCGCATCAGGAACGCAACTATCCGGCCCGCGTCTCCGGCACCTCGCTGGAAAACCCGGACTTCGTGGCGCTGGCAAAGGCCTATGGTTTTCACGCCGAGCGCGTCGAATCGACCGGGGATTTCGCCGCCGCCTTCGATCGGGCGCTCGCCTCGACAACGGGCGCGGTCCTCGACATCGCCATCTCGCCCGAAGCGCTCACGCCCCGGCAAACCCTTTCCCAGATGCGCGACGCCGCGCTTGCTTCGCAGAAGGCCAAGGCATGA
- a CDS encoding amino acid ABC transporter permease, translating into MVVVAPPAPGKVEDLKRRFFATPLQALLSLISLAIMAFVVWKLLDWAVFSAVFTTSGGPEACQAAAGACWSVIAARWRIILFGLYPFEEQWRSALACVAVVVMTVLSCIPAFWTGRRIAFVWGAGTALYYVLMKGGVLGLPYVGEEAWGGLALTLFIFVTTCLIGFPLAICLALLRRSELPWISRTTALIIDGVRSLPLISILFTFAIVLPFALPQWLVGDKLYRVILGSALFFSAYQAEIVRGGMQGVPAGQEEAAMALGMSYWQRIGRILLPQAMRNALPATINQFVISFKETSLVVIVGFFEILASGNAAYGTGEWRFAYVEVYAFIAFIYFVFVFSLSRYGAFLERRMSVGER; encoded by the coding sequence ATGGTCGTTGTCGCTCCCCCTGCCCCGGGAAAGGTCGAAGACCTGAAGCGCCGCTTCTTCGCGACGCCGCTTCAGGCGCTGCTATCGCTGATCTCGCTGGCGATCATGGCGTTCGTCGTCTGGAAGCTGCTCGACTGGGCAGTCTTCTCGGCTGTATTCACAACGAGCGGCGGACCCGAGGCCTGCCAGGCGGCGGCCGGCGCCTGCTGGTCGGTCATCGCGGCAAGGTGGCGCATCATCCTCTTCGGCCTCTATCCCTTCGAGGAGCAATGGCGCTCCGCACTTGCCTGTGTGGCCGTCGTGGTGATGACGGTGCTGAGCTGCATCCCGGCCTTCTGGACGGGCCGCCGCATCGCGTTCGTCTGGGGAGCAGGCACGGCCCTCTATTATGTGCTGATGAAGGGCGGCGTGCTTGGACTGCCTTATGTCGGCGAGGAAGCCTGGGGCGGCCTGGCGCTGACCCTCTTCATCTTCGTCACCACCTGCCTGATCGGCTTCCCGCTGGCGATCTGCCTGGCTCTGCTGCGGCGCTCGGAGCTTCCCTGGATATCGCGGACCACCGCCCTCATCATCGACGGGGTTCGATCGCTGCCGTTGATCTCGATCCTGTTCACCTTCGCCATCGTCCTGCCCTTCGCGCTGCCGCAATGGCTGGTGGGCGACAAGCTCTATCGGGTCATCCTCGGCTCCGCCCTGTTCTTCTCGGCCTACCAGGCCGAGATCGTGCGGGGCGGCATGCAAGGGGTGCCGGCGGGACAGGAAGAAGCCGCCATGGCTCTCGGCATGAGCTACTGGCAGCGCATCGGCCGCATCCTTCTGCCGCAGGCGATGCGCAACGCGCTGCCGGCGACGATCAACCAGTTCGTGATCTCGTTCAAGGAAACCTCACTGGTGGTCATCGTCGGCTTCTTCGAGATCCTGGCCTCCGGCAACGCCGCCTACGGCACCGGCGAATGGCGCTTCGCCTATGTCGAGGTCTACGCCTTCATCGCCTTCATCTACTTCGTCTTCGTCTTCAGCCTGTCCCGCTACGGCGCTTTCCTCGAGCGCCGCATGTCGGTCGGCGAACGGTGA